A region of Ornithorhynchus anatinus isolate Pmale09 chromosome 5, mOrnAna1.pri.v4, whole genome shotgun sequence DNA encodes the following proteins:
- the CCAR2 gene encoding cell cycle and apoptosis regulator protein 2 isoform X2 codes for MSQFKRQRVSPLPGGRTFSGSVSTSLLGPPPGLLTPPVASDLSQNARHLQGGEKQRVFTGIVTSLHDYFGVVDEEVFFQLSVVKGRLPQLGEKVLVKAAYNPGQAVPWNAVKVQTLSNQPLLKSPAPPLLHVAALGQKQGILGAQPQLIFQPHRIPPLFPQKPLSLFQTSHALHLSHLSRFPARGPHGRVDQARSDDYDSRKRKQRAAGEPWGAKKPRHDLPPYRVHLTPYTVDSPSCDFLELQRRYRTLLVPSDFLVVHLSWLSAFPLGQPLSLHAPSRIRVSSGKEPAPGPVAEVVPADASPSYSAKVLLLSTPGLEELYRCSLLFVDDAAEPRESPESPLKQIKFLLGQKEDEAVLVGGEWSPSLDGPNPEADPQVLVHTAIRWARAQTGIDLSSCTKWCRVAEFQYLQMGPPRRQQTVVVFLPDVWSLMPPLEEWEALCQQKAAEAARPPREAPEAAAAGTAEPAAETSQRAPDVSERAPDASEQGEEAARREAEESELASQQEEEAPLPEAPSPPLKPAIVAQPGCINLSLYTLLEDRRPKERLSFEVAVLAELFQEMLQRDFGYRIYKMLLSLPEKATPPPEPDKEEAAKESKEEGQNEVPAEGQEEGVTAEPDAASKEDGLLPKPPASGEEEEEKPPGEAPVELCDLSLDAELMLLRDEVEEEFGAKLEDAEVRSVASNQSEMEYSSLQDMPKGLDPSAVLPLDCLLAFMYFDANLCGYLHRRDLEKILLTLGLRLSAEQAKLLVSRVVTQNICQYRSLQYSRQESLDGGGPEEAPPSGNPEPPPPACGPGAKPSVAAPAEQGGLVSHNGSLIHVGNLLQRAEQRDSGRLYLENKIHGLELKLEETHGRFAATESANKALAADLQELRTRLTEAEETARAAERQKGQLQRLLQEFRRRLSPLQLELQRLSEKADSWVEKEEPAPSN; via the exons ATGTCGCAGTTCAAACGCCAGCGGGTCAGTCCCCTGCCGGGCGGCCGCACCTTCTCAG GTTCTGTCTCTACATCTCTCCTGGGCCCCCCGCCGGGTTTGCTCACCCCTCCGGTTGCTTCAGACCTGTCGCAGAACGCCAGGCACCTGCAG ggaggggagaaacagagggtCTTCACTGGCATCGTCACCAGCCTGCATGACTATTTTGGGGTGGTGGACGAAGAAGTCTTCTTTCAGCTGAG CGTGGTGAAGGGCAGGCTGCCCCAGCTGGGTGAAAAGGTGTTGGTGAAGGCTGCGTACAACCCTGGCCAGGCGGTACCTTGGAATGCCGTCAAAGTGCAGACGCTCTCCAACCAG CCTCTCCTGAAATCCCCAGCACCCCCACTTCTGCACGTGGCGGCCCTGGGTCAGAAGCAAGGCATCTTGGGAGCCCAGCCCCAGCTGATATTCCAGCCGCATCGgattcctcccctctttccccagaaGC cactgagtCTCTTCCAGACATCCCACGCACTGCACCTGAGCCACCTGAGCAGATTCCCTGCCCGGGGCCCTCACGGCCGAGTGGACCAGGCCCGAAG CGACGACTATGACTCCAGGAAGCGCAAGCAGCGGGCGGCTGGAGAGCCCTGGGGCGCCAAGAAGCCGAGGCATGACCTGCCCCCCTATCGGGTCCATCTCACGCCCTACACCGTGGACAG CCCGTCCTGTGACTTCCTGGAGCTGCAGCGCCGCTACCGAACGCTCCTCGTGCCCTCCGACTTCCTGGTGGTGCATTTGAGCTGGCTGTCGGCCTTCCCGCTGGGCCAGCCCCTCTCGCTGCACGCCCCCAGTCGCATCCGGGTCTCCTCCGGGAAggagccggccccgggccccgtcgcCGAGGTGGTCCCGGCCGACGCCAGTCCTTCCTACAGCGCTAAG GTGCTGCTGCTCTCCACGCCGGGACTGGAAGAACTCTATCGCTGCAGCCTGTTGTTCGTGGACGACGCGGCCGAGCCGAGGGAGAGTCCCGAGTCCCCCCTGAAGCAGATAAAG TTCCTCTTGGGGCAGAAGGAGGACGAGGCAGTGCTGGTTGGGGGAGAGTGGTCACCCTCCCTGGACGGCCCCAACCCCGAGGCCGACCCCCAAGTCCTGGTCCACACCGCCATCCGCTGGGCCAGAGCTCAGACGGGGATCGACCTGAGCAGCTGCACCAAGTG GTGTCGCGTGGCCGAGTTCCAGTACCTGCAGATGGGGCCCCCGCGGCGGCAGCAGACCGTGGTGGTGTTCCTGCCCGACGTCTGGTCCCTCATGCCCCCGCTGGAGGAGTGGGAGGCCCTGTGCCAGCAGAAGGCGGCCGAGGCGGCCCGTCCCCCCCGGGAGGCCCCCGAG gcggcggcggcggggaccgcCGAACCGGCAGCCGAGACCTCCCAGCGGGCCCCGGACGTCTCCGAACGGGCACCGGACGCTTCCGAACAGGGAGAGGAAGCGGCCCGACGGGAAGCGGAGGAGTCCGAGCTCGCTTCccagcaggaagaggaggcccCTCTCCCGGAAGCCCCTTCGCCACCCCTGAAACCCGCTATCGTAGCCCAGCCCGGCTGTATCAacctctccctctacacccttCTGGAAGATCGGAGGCCTAAAGAGAGACTCTCCTTCGAG GTGGCCGTCCTGGCGGAGCTCTTCCAGGAGATGCTGCAGCGCGACTTCGGCTACCGGATCTACAAGATGCTGCTGAGCCTGCCCGAGAAAGCGACGCCCCCACCGGAGCCCGACAAGGAGGAAGCGGCGAAGGAGtcgaaggaggaggggcagaatgaGGTTCCGGCGGAGGGGCAAGAAGAAGGGGTGACGGCGGAGCCGGACGCCGCGTCG AAGGAGGATGGACTTTTGCCCAAGCCCCCAGcctctggagaagaggaagaggagaagccacCGGGGGAAGCGCCTGTGGAACTGTGTGACCTGAGCCTGGATGCCGAACTGATGCTTCTGAGGGATGAAGTGGAGGAGGAGTTCG GGGCAAAGCTAGAAGACGCCGAGGTGCGATCTGTCGCCTCCAACCAGTCGGAGATGGAATactcctccctccaggacatG cccaaggGATTGGACCCTTCCGCTGTCCTGCCCCTCGACTGCCTGCTTGCCTTCATGTACTTCGATGCCAACCTCTGCGGCTACCTGCACCGGCGGGACCTGGAGAAGATCCTTCTCACGCTGGGGCTCCGGCTCAGCGCGGAACAG GCTAAGCTGTTGGTGAGCCGGGTGGTGACTCAGAACATCTGTCAGTACCGGAGCCTGCAGTACAGCCGCCAAGAGAGCCTGGACGGCGGGGGTCCCGAGGAGGCTCCCCCCTCAG GAAACCCGGAGCCGCCGCCTCCCGCCTGCGGCCCGGGCGCGAAGCCGAGCGTCGCGGCCCCGGCGGAGCAGGGAGGCCTCGTGTCCCACAACGGCAGCCTCATACACGTGGGGAACCTGCTGCAGCGGGCCGAGCAGCGGGACAGCGGGCGACTCTACCTGGAGAACAAGATTCACGGCCTGGAGCTGAAACTGG AGGAAACCCACGGCCGTTTCGCGGCCACGGAGAGCGCCAATAAGGCGCTGGCGGCAGACCTGCAGGAGCTGCGGACGCGGCTGACGGAGGCCGAGGAGACGGCCCGCGCGGCCGAGCGGCAGAAGGGCCAGCTCCAGCGGCTGCTGCAGGAGTTCAGGAGGCGCCTGTCCCCCCTGCAGCTTGAGCTGCAGCGCCTGTCCGAGAAG GCCGACAGCTGGGTAGAGAAAGAGGAGCCGGCGCCGAGCAACTGA
- the CCAR2 gene encoding cell cycle and apoptosis regulator protein 2 isoform X1 — MSQFKRQRVSPLPGGRTFSGSVSTSLLGPPPGLLTPPVASDLSQNARHLQGGEKQRVFTGIVTSLHDYFGVVDEEVFFQLSVVKGRLPQLGEKVLVKAAYNPGQAVPWNAVKVQTLSNQPLLKSPAPPLLHVAALGQKQGILGAQPQLIFQPHRIPPLFPQKPLSLFQTSHALHLSHLSRFPARGPHGRVDQARSDDYDSRKRKQRAAGEPWGAKKPRHDLPPYRVHLTPYTVDSPSCDFLELQRRYRTLLVPSDFLVVHLSWLSAFPLGQPLSLHAPSRIRVSSGKEPAPGPVAEVVPADASPSYSAKVLLLSTPGLEELYRCSLLFVDDAAEPRESPESPLKQIKFLLGQKEDEAVLVGGEWSPSLDGPNPEADPQVLVHTAIRWARAQTGIDLSSCTKWCRVAEFQYLQMGPPRRQQTVVVFLPDVWSLMPPLEEWEALCQQKAAEAARPPREAPEAAAAGTAEPAAETSQRAPDVSERAPDASEQGEEAARREAEESELASQQEEEAPLPEAPSPPLKPAIVAQPGCINLSLYTLLEDRRPKERLSFEVAVLAELFQEMLQRDFGYRIYKMLLSLPEKATPPPEPDKEEAAKESKEEGQNEVPAEGQEEGVTAEPDAASKEDGLLPKPPASGEEEEEKPPGEAPVELCDLSLDAELMLLRDEVEEEFAGAKLEDAEVRSVASNQSEMEYSSLQDMPKGLDPSAVLPLDCLLAFMYFDANLCGYLHRRDLEKILLTLGLRLSAEQAKLLVSRVVTQNICQYRSLQYSRQESLDGGGPEEAPPSGNPEPPPPACGPGAKPSVAAPAEQGGLVSHNGSLIHVGNLLQRAEQRDSGRLYLENKIHGLELKLEETHGRFAATESANKALAADLQELRTRLTEAEETARAAERQKGQLQRLLQEFRRRLSPLQLELQRLSEKADSWVEKEEPAPSN, encoded by the exons ATGTCGCAGTTCAAACGCCAGCGGGTCAGTCCCCTGCCGGGCGGCCGCACCTTCTCAG GTTCTGTCTCTACATCTCTCCTGGGCCCCCCGCCGGGTTTGCTCACCCCTCCGGTTGCTTCAGACCTGTCGCAGAACGCCAGGCACCTGCAG ggaggggagaaacagagggtCTTCACTGGCATCGTCACCAGCCTGCATGACTATTTTGGGGTGGTGGACGAAGAAGTCTTCTTTCAGCTGAG CGTGGTGAAGGGCAGGCTGCCCCAGCTGGGTGAAAAGGTGTTGGTGAAGGCTGCGTACAACCCTGGCCAGGCGGTACCTTGGAATGCCGTCAAAGTGCAGACGCTCTCCAACCAG CCTCTCCTGAAATCCCCAGCACCCCCACTTCTGCACGTGGCGGCCCTGGGTCAGAAGCAAGGCATCTTGGGAGCCCAGCCCCAGCTGATATTCCAGCCGCATCGgattcctcccctctttccccagaaGC cactgagtCTCTTCCAGACATCCCACGCACTGCACCTGAGCCACCTGAGCAGATTCCCTGCCCGGGGCCCTCACGGCCGAGTGGACCAGGCCCGAAG CGACGACTATGACTCCAGGAAGCGCAAGCAGCGGGCGGCTGGAGAGCCCTGGGGCGCCAAGAAGCCGAGGCATGACCTGCCCCCCTATCGGGTCCATCTCACGCCCTACACCGTGGACAG CCCGTCCTGTGACTTCCTGGAGCTGCAGCGCCGCTACCGAACGCTCCTCGTGCCCTCCGACTTCCTGGTGGTGCATTTGAGCTGGCTGTCGGCCTTCCCGCTGGGCCAGCCCCTCTCGCTGCACGCCCCCAGTCGCATCCGGGTCTCCTCCGGGAAggagccggccccgggccccgtcgcCGAGGTGGTCCCGGCCGACGCCAGTCCTTCCTACAGCGCTAAG GTGCTGCTGCTCTCCACGCCGGGACTGGAAGAACTCTATCGCTGCAGCCTGTTGTTCGTGGACGACGCGGCCGAGCCGAGGGAGAGTCCCGAGTCCCCCCTGAAGCAGATAAAG TTCCTCTTGGGGCAGAAGGAGGACGAGGCAGTGCTGGTTGGGGGAGAGTGGTCACCCTCCCTGGACGGCCCCAACCCCGAGGCCGACCCCCAAGTCCTGGTCCACACCGCCATCCGCTGGGCCAGAGCTCAGACGGGGATCGACCTGAGCAGCTGCACCAAGTG GTGTCGCGTGGCCGAGTTCCAGTACCTGCAGATGGGGCCCCCGCGGCGGCAGCAGACCGTGGTGGTGTTCCTGCCCGACGTCTGGTCCCTCATGCCCCCGCTGGAGGAGTGGGAGGCCCTGTGCCAGCAGAAGGCGGCCGAGGCGGCCCGTCCCCCCCGGGAGGCCCCCGAG gcggcggcggcggggaccgcCGAACCGGCAGCCGAGACCTCCCAGCGGGCCCCGGACGTCTCCGAACGGGCACCGGACGCTTCCGAACAGGGAGAGGAAGCGGCCCGACGGGAAGCGGAGGAGTCCGAGCTCGCTTCccagcaggaagaggaggcccCTCTCCCGGAAGCCCCTTCGCCACCCCTGAAACCCGCTATCGTAGCCCAGCCCGGCTGTATCAacctctccctctacacccttCTGGAAGATCGGAGGCCTAAAGAGAGACTCTCCTTCGAG GTGGCCGTCCTGGCGGAGCTCTTCCAGGAGATGCTGCAGCGCGACTTCGGCTACCGGATCTACAAGATGCTGCTGAGCCTGCCCGAGAAAGCGACGCCCCCACCGGAGCCCGACAAGGAGGAAGCGGCGAAGGAGtcgaaggaggaggggcagaatgaGGTTCCGGCGGAGGGGCAAGAAGAAGGGGTGACGGCGGAGCCGGACGCCGCGTCG AAGGAGGATGGACTTTTGCCCAAGCCCCCAGcctctggagaagaggaagaggagaagccacCGGGGGAAGCGCCTGTGGAACTGTGTGACCTGAGCCTGGATGCCGAACTGATGCTTCTGAGGGATGAAGTGGAGGAGGAGTTCG CAGGGGCAAAGCTAGAAGACGCCGAGGTGCGATCTGTCGCCTCCAACCAGTCGGAGATGGAATactcctccctccaggacatG cccaaggGATTGGACCCTTCCGCTGTCCTGCCCCTCGACTGCCTGCTTGCCTTCATGTACTTCGATGCCAACCTCTGCGGCTACCTGCACCGGCGGGACCTGGAGAAGATCCTTCTCACGCTGGGGCTCCGGCTCAGCGCGGAACAG GCTAAGCTGTTGGTGAGCCGGGTGGTGACTCAGAACATCTGTCAGTACCGGAGCCTGCAGTACAGCCGCCAAGAGAGCCTGGACGGCGGGGGTCCCGAGGAGGCTCCCCCCTCAG GAAACCCGGAGCCGCCGCCTCCCGCCTGCGGCCCGGGCGCGAAGCCGAGCGTCGCGGCCCCGGCGGAGCAGGGAGGCCTCGTGTCCCACAACGGCAGCCTCATACACGTGGGGAACCTGCTGCAGCGGGCCGAGCAGCGGGACAGCGGGCGACTCTACCTGGAGAACAAGATTCACGGCCTGGAGCTGAAACTGG AGGAAACCCACGGCCGTTTCGCGGCCACGGAGAGCGCCAATAAGGCGCTGGCGGCAGACCTGCAGGAGCTGCGGACGCGGCTGACGGAGGCCGAGGAGACGGCCCGCGCGGCCGAGCGGCAGAAGGGCCAGCTCCAGCGGCTGCTGCAGGAGTTCAGGAGGCGCCTGTCCCCCCTGCAGCTTGAGCTGCAGCGCCTGTCCGAGAAG GCCGACAGCTGGGTAGAGAAAGAGGAGCCGGCGCCGAGCAACTGA
- the C5H8orf58 gene encoding uncharacterized protein C8orf58 homolog, translated as MLGRRRVFAVEPVGSRECGEEPSWSCLVPGAVSVYRRLEGGVPEPPEPLEPPRGVGRPRSPREQVPLLKLASRDSGVEMAVGESPPLTPPRFSLDSLDFRPRGSPEPPASEPASEPGRFLTSCKLERVVERSRRSPATLPRRRRVGREPGTTSELPGSPRPGSFLAEPSLGPGSEAKEVGAEAWACLPGQGLRYLEHLCLVLERMALLQQLNLQQQQRVDPSKPEEEEEEEEEVVPAGAPSLHPSRPRACSVLGAREKSGPALPRNPAGHSASTPSLLSAPARTAPSLLTSHGQKGDSSHWDKVKVLLNRIRRRAPRGSEPPLARGSFDPRSDLREFPPDSRRRLPRRTFLPALAVKKHRAKNLSVH; from the exons AGTGCGGCGAGGAGCCTTCCTGGAGCTGCCTGGTGCCGGGGGCCGTCAGCGTCTACCGACGGCTGGAAGGAGGAGTCCCTGAACCCCCAGAGCCTCTGGAGCCTCCGCGTGGGGTCGGCCGGCCGAGGAGCCCCCGGGAGCAGGTGCCCCTTCTCAAGCTGGCCTCGAGGGACTCGGGGGTGGAGATGGCGGTGGGCGAGAGCCCCCCGCTCACCCCACCCAGGTTTTCTCTGGACTCCCTGGATTtccggccccgggggagcccaGAGCCCCCGGCGTCAGAGCCCGCCTCCGAACCGGGCCGGTTCCTCACCAGCTGCAAGCTGGAGCGGGTGGTGGAGCGATCCCGCCGCTCCCCCGCCACCCTGCCCCGTCGCCGGCGGGTTGGACGGGAGCCCGGGACCACCTCGGAGCTGCCCGGAAGCCCCCGCCCGGGCAGCTTTTTGGCAGAACCCAGCCTAGGGCCCGGCTCAGAGGCAAAAGAG GTGGGGGCTGAGGCCTGGGCCTGCCTCCCGGGCCAGGGTCTGCGCTACCTGGAGCATCTTTGCCTCGTCCTGGAACGGATGGCCCTTCTGCAGCAACTcaacctgcagcagcagcagcgggtgGACCCGAGT AAgccagaagaagaggaggaagaggaggaggaggtggttccagctggagccccctcccttcatccctcccgcccccgggcctGCTCCGTGCTGGGGGCTCGGGAGAAATCAG GGCCGGCCTTACCTCGGAACCCAGCGGGGCACAGTGCCAGCACCCCAAGCCTGCTGTCCGCCCCGGCCAGGACCGCCCCCTCCCTCTTGACCTCCCACGGCCAGAAA GGTGACAGCTCCCACTGGGACAAGGTCAAAGTCCTGCTCAACAGGATCCGGCGGAGAGCCCCCCGGGGCTCTGAGCCCCCCCTCGCTCGAGGCTCTTTCGACCCCAG GTCGGATTTGCGGGAGTTTCCACCGGATTCCCGTCGCCGCCTGCCCCGGAGGACCTTCCTGCCAGCTTTGGCGGTGAAGAAACACCGAGCGAAGAACCTTTCGGTCCACTGA